In Candidatus Desulforudis audaxviator MP104C, a genomic segment contains:
- the galE gene encoding UDP-glucose 4-epimerase GalE, which produces MKTILVTGGAGYIGSHTVLALGERGYDVVTLDNLSAGHRWAVRHGELVELDLLDREGLDRLFAARRFDAVVHFAAHIQVPESVERPLMYYVNNVGGTLNLLAAMVRHGPRYLIYSSSAAVYGIPEVIPVAEDAPLRPINPYGHTKAMVERILRDMARAGEIDYIALRYFNVAGADPGGRLGEGKEWAPHLITVAVRAAAGRRAGMTVFGTDYPTPDGTGVRDYIHVSDLAEAHVLALEHLLATGESGVFNCGYGRGYSVLEVLDAVREVTGVDFPVEYAGRRAGDPPALVADSRLIRERLGWQPRLDDLRLIVETAWRWELP; this is translated from the coding sequence GTGAAGACAATTCTGGTCACCGGCGGGGCCGGGTATATCGGCAGCCACACCGTGCTGGCCCTGGGGGAGAGGGGCTACGACGTGGTCACGCTGGACAACCTGTCCGCGGGGCACCGCTGGGCGGTGCGGCACGGGGAACTGGTGGAGCTTGACCTGCTCGACCGGGAGGGTTTGGACCGGCTCTTCGCGGCGCGGCGCTTCGACGCCGTGGTGCATTTCGCGGCGCACATCCAGGTGCCCGAATCGGTGGAACGGCCGCTTATGTATTACGTGAACAACGTGGGCGGCACGCTGAACCTGTTGGCAGCGATGGTCCGGCACGGGCCCCGATACCTGATCTACTCGTCCAGCGCGGCGGTGTACGGCATTCCGGAGGTGATCCCGGTGGCGGAGGACGCGCCGCTCCGGCCGATAAACCCGTACGGGCATACCAAAGCCATGGTCGAGCGGATACTCCGGGACATGGCCCGCGCCGGGGAGATCGACTACATTGCCCTGCGCTACTTCAACGTGGCCGGCGCCGACCCCGGCGGGCGCCTGGGCGAGGGCAAGGAGTGGGCGCCGCACCTGATCACGGTGGCGGTGCGGGCGGCCGCCGGGCGGCGGGCCGGGATGACGGTGTTCGGGACCGACTACCCGACGCCGGACGGCACCGGCGTGCGCGACTACATCCACGTGTCGGACCTGGCCGAGGCGCACGTCCTGGCCCTGGAGCACCTGCTGGCGACGGGGGAGAGCGGAGTCTTCAACTGCGGTTACGGGCGGGGGTATTCGGTGCTGGAGGTACTGGACGCGGTGCGGGAGGTGACCGGCGTGGATTTCCCCGTTGAGTACGCCGGACGCCGGGCGGGAGACCCGCCAGCCCTGGTGGCGGACAGCCGCCTGATCCGGGAGCGGCTCGGCTGGCAGCCGCGCCTGGACGACCTGCGGCTGATCGTGGAAACCGCCTGGCGCTGGGAACTCCCCTAA
- a CDS encoding HIT family protein yields the protein MCFFCNLPPEIIILENELAWAIYDKYPVNPGHMLVITKRHFPTLFEATEEEILSAYRLIQEAKVLLDEKYRPDGYNVGVNIGECAGQTIWHLHFHVIPRFIGDVDKPLGGVRRVKPNLAMSPRES from the coding sequence TTGTGCTTTTTCTGCAACCTGCCGCCGGAAATCATCATCCTGGAAAACGAACTGGCATGGGCCATCTACGACAAGTACCCCGTCAACCCCGGTCACATGCTGGTGATTACCAAGCGCCACTTCCCCACCCTGTTCGAGGCGACCGAGGAGGAGATCCTCTCCGCCTACCGCCTGATCCAGGAGGCGAAAGTGCTCCTTGACGAAAAGTACCGCCCGGACGGGTACAACGTCGGGGTCAACATCGGCGAGTGCGCCGGGCAGACCATCTGGCACCTGCACTTCCACGTCATCCCCCGGTTCATCGGGGATGTGGACAAACCCCTGGGCGGGGTGCGCCGCGTCAAGCCCAACCTGGCCATGTCCCCCCGGGAAAGCTAG
- a CDS encoding alpha,alpha-trehalose-phosphate synthase (UDP-forming): MTVLHNLERLVVVSNRGPVEIKETPSGVSVSHTVSGLVSAVEPIIEATGGIWIAWCGRKKRKPGVGHTWPVPRTEPRYSVREVTLSASEHRDFYLGFANDCLWPLCHSFIDRCVFNPDYWRSYQLVNQRFADAVAADWREGDVVWIHDYQLALTPAMFRALRPEARIAFFWHIPFPSYDVFSILPWAREILKGFLACDNIAFHSPVYLDNFLHCVSWLLDLEVDPEAGIVRWEGRDIIVRALPIGVDAARFIALATEPAVRQRAEAIRRSIGARFLVLGADRLDYTKGILERLQAVELFLERNPGYADDFTFLQVAVPTRTEGKAYRELRRAVEETVGRINGRFGEQWRVPVRYQFRSLNPEYLVAHYLAADVALVTPLRDGLNLVAKEFVASRIDNTGVLVLSPFAGAAEQLTEAVIANPYYPHDVAEQLRFALEMPREEQARRMRAMRENVTRYNLTHWWQSILDSLAQTLGGHLRLSGLPATVDEAGCPQYLRRKPLPIPELVQVTRS; this comes from the coding sequence TTGACTGTCCTGCACAACCTGGAGCGCCTGGTCGTCGTATCCAACCGTGGCCCGGTGGAGATCAAGGAAACCCCTTCCGGGGTTTCGGTGTCCCATACGGTCAGCGGCCTCGTTTCGGCCGTGGAGCCGATCATCGAAGCGACCGGGGGTATCTGGATCGCCTGGTGCGGCCGCAAAAAGCGTAAGCCGGGGGTGGGCCATACCTGGCCCGTACCGCGCACCGAACCGCGATACAGTGTTCGCGAGGTCACCCTCTCTGCGTCCGAGCACCGGGATTTCTACCTGGGCTTTGCCAACGATTGCCTCTGGCCCCTGTGTCACAGCTTTATCGACCGCTGTGTCTTCAACCCCGACTACTGGCGGAGTTACCAACTGGTGAACCAACGGTTCGCGGACGCGGTGGCGGCGGACTGGCGGGAAGGCGACGTGGTGTGGATCCACGACTATCAGCTGGCCCTCACGCCCGCGATGTTCCGCGCGCTCCGACCGGAGGCCCGGATCGCCTTTTTCTGGCACATCCCGTTCCCGTCCTACGACGTGTTCAGTATCCTCCCCTGGGCCCGGGAGATCCTTAAGGGCTTTCTGGCATGCGACAACATCGCCTTTCACTCTCCGGTCTACCTTGACAACTTCCTGCACTGCGTCTCCTGGCTCCTGGACCTCGAGGTCGACCCGGAGGCCGGTATCGTCCGCTGGGAGGGACGCGACATCATCGTCCGGGCGCTGCCCATCGGCGTCGATGCCGCGCGGTTTATCGCCCTAGCCACCGAGCCGGCCGTCCGACAGCGGGCGGAGGCAATCCGGCGCTCCATCGGCGCACGCTTTCTGGTCCTGGGGGCCGACCGGCTGGACTACACCAAGGGAATCCTGGAACGGCTCCAGGCGGTCGAGCTGTTTCTGGAGCGAAACCCCGGCTACGCCGACGACTTCACCTTTCTGCAGGTGGCCGTGCCCACCCGCACCGAGGGCAAAGCCTACCGCGAACTCCGCCGGGCCGTCGAGGAAACTGTGGGCCGGATCAACGGACGGTTCGGGGAGCAGTGGCGGGTGCCGGTGCGTTACCAGTTTCGTTCGCTCAACCCCGAATACCTGGTGGCCCACTACCTCGCGGCCGACGTGGCCCTGGTCACACCCTTGCGGGACGGGCTGAATCTGGTGGCCAAGGAATTTGTCGCCTCGCGCATCGACAACACCGGCGTGCTGGTGTTGAGCCCTTTCGCCGGGGCCGCCGAGCAGCTTACCGAGGCGGTGATCGCCAACCCTTACTACCCGCACGACGTGGCCGAGCAGCTCCGGTTCGCCCTGGAGATGCCGCGTGAGGAACAGGCCCGACGGATGCGGGCCATGCGCGAAAACGTGACCAGGTACAACCTAACTCACTGGTGGCAGAGCATCCTGGACAGCCTAGCCCAAACCCTGGGCGGGCACCTGCGCCTCTCGGGCCTGCCCGCCACCGTGGATGAGGCCGGCTGCCCGCAATATCTCCGGCGCAAGCCCCTGCCCATTCCCGAGCTGGTCCAGGTAACGAGGAGCTAG
- a CDS encoding YgaP-like transmembrane domain, whose amino-acid sequence MKPNLTPRLRVLRVVTGLALLSLVPLAFVGPRTPLAWLGLAGLVPLVVGFTGY is encoded by the coding sequence TTGAAGCCAAACCTGACCCCGCGCTTGCGGGTGCTGCGCGTCGTGACCGGGCTGGCGCTGTTGAGCCTGGTGCCGCTGGCCTTTGTGGGGCCGCGGACCCCGCTGGCCTGGCTGGGTCTGGCCGGCCTGGTGCCGCTGGTAGTCGGGTTCACCGGATACTGA
- the otsB gene encoding trehalose-phosphatase, which translates to MNFDEKNEVRLYLFLDYDGTLVPIAPTPDEAVPPPELLRLLHTLVGRDGLRVAIISGRGLKNLQEMLPVPGLYLSACHGAIIQHPGAPPRFLAAPTALEQLDHLTEEAQELIEGRTGFQIERKEMSVALHYRLADPDEVDTVLDAFLDLREQYCPDLECDLLAGRKVLEVRPKGVSKGTAVKILLAACPDALPVYIGDDVTDEDAFRALSGRGLTILVADARRATTARRRLTRPAVLDLLRGVAEHGPSYITSPDSLPTPP; encoded by the coding sequence ATGAACTTCGACGAAAAAAACGAAGTGCGCCTGTACTTGTTCCTGGATTACGACGGGACCCTGGTCCCGATCGCCCCCACCCCGGACGAGGCCGTCCCCCCGCCGGAGTTGCTGCGGTTACTGCACACCCTGGTCGGCCGGGACGGTCTTCGCGTGGCCATTATCAGTGGCCGGGGACTGAAGAACCTGCAAGAAATGCTCCCCGTGCCGGGCCTGTACCTTTCCGCCTGCCACGGGGCGATCATTCAGCACCCCGGAGCACCGCCCCGTTTTCTGGCCGCCCCCACGGCCCTGGAGCAACTGGACCACCTGACCGAGGAGGCCCAGGAGCTGATCGAGGGCCGGACCGGTTTCCAGATCGAAAGGAAGGAAATGTCCGTCGCCCTGCACTACCGCCTCGCCGACCCGGACGAGGTCGACACCGTTTTGGACGCTTTCTTGGACCTGCGCGAGCAGTACTGCCCCGACCTGGAGTGCGACCTTCTGGCCGGGCGTAAAGTGCTTGAGGTGCGACCCAAGGGCGTGAGCAAAGGGACCGCCGTGAAGATACTGCTCGCCGCCTGCCCGGACGCCCTGCCCGTGTACATAGGGGACGATGTCACCGACGAGGACGCCTTCCGCGCCCTGTCCGGCCGGGGACTGACCATCCTGGTCGCCGACGCGCGCCGGGCGACCACCGCCCGCCGCCGCCTCACCCGCCCGGCGGTGCTGGACCTTCTGCGGGGTGTCGCCGAACACGGCCCCAGCTACATCACCTCGCCGGACTCCCTCCCCACCCCCCCTTAA